One window of the Mycobacterium haemophilum DSM 44634 genome contains the following:
- the purE gene encoding 5-(carboxyamino)imidazole ribonucleotide mutase translates to MAGKVEQPRVGVIMGSDSDWSVMQDAAHALAEFDIPVEVRVVSAHRTPAEMFDYARSAADRGIEVIIAGAGGAAHLPGMVASATPLPVIGVPVPLARLDGLDSLLSIVQMPAGVPVATVSIGGARNAGLLAVRILGSSDLQLRAQLVAFSDRLADTVRAKDADLQRLRGKLTGE, encoded by the coding sequence ATGGCTGGAAAGGTTGAGCAGCCCCGAGTCGGGGTGATCATGGGCAGCGACAGCGACTGGTCGGTGATGCAAGATGCGGCCCATGCACTGGCGGAGTTTGACATCCCGGTCGAGGTTCGGGTGGTGTCGGCGCATCGCACCCCCGCTGAGATGTTCGACTATGCGCGCAGTGCTGCCGACCGCGGCATCGAGGTGATCATTGCCGGTGCCGGCGGCGCCGCTCACCTGCCTGGAATGGTCGCCTCCGCGACTCCGCTACCGGTGATCGGGGTGCCAGTGCCGCTGGCCAGGCTGGACGGCCTGGATTCGCTGCTGTCGATCGTGCAGATGCCGGCGGGGGTTCCGGTGGCCACCGTGTCCATCGGCGGCGCCCGCAACGCGGGTTTGTTGGCGGTGCGCATTTTGGGCTCGTCGGACCTGCAGCTTCGAGCGCAGCTGGTTGCGTTCTCCGACCGGTTGGCCGATACCGTGCGGGCCAAGGATGCGGATTTACAGCGGCTTCGGGGTAAGTTAACCGGCGAGTAG
- a CDS encoding MmpS family transport accessory protein has protein sequence MKGISITRLVRRWWMLLVAVVVVAVAGFGVYRLHGIFGSHNNTSAGNAISNDINPFNPKQVLLEVFGAPGTVATINYLDINAAPQQVLDTTLPWSVTMTTTQPGVFANLVAQGNGNSIGCRITINGVVKDERSVNEVNAYTFCLDKSG, from the coding sequence GTGAAGGGGATTTCAATTACCCGCCTCGTCAGGCGTTGGTGGATGTTGCTGGTCGCCGTGGTCGTGGTCGCCGTCGCGGGGTTCGGCGTTTACCGGCTGCATGGAATCTTCGGCTCGCACAACAACACGTCAGCCGGCAATGCCATCTCGAACGACATCAACCCGTTCAACCCTAAGCAGGTGCTCCTCGAGGTCTTTGGCGCCCCCGGAACCGTGGCAACCATCAACTACCTGGACATCAACGCTGCGCCGCAGCAAGTCCTCGACACGACCCTGCCGTGGTCGGTCACGATGACGACAACGCAACCGGGGGTATTCGCCAACCTGGTCGCGCAGGGCAACGGCAACTCCATCGGCTGCCGCATCACCATCAACGGTGTCGTCAAAGACGAAAGGTCCGTCAACGAAGTGAATGCGTATACCTTCTGCTTGGACAAGTCCGGATGA
- a CDS encoding acyl-CoA carboxylase subunit beta has translation MTSVTDHTAEPAAEHTIDIHTTAGKLAELHKRTEESLHPVGAAAVDKVHAKGKLTARERIYALLDDDSFVELDALARHRSTNFGLGDNRPVGDGVVTGYGTIDGRDVCIFSQDATVFGGSLGEVYGEKIVKVQELAIKTGRPLIGINDGAGARIQEGVVSLGLYSRIFRNNILASGVIPQISLIMGAAAGGHVYSPALTDFVVMVDQTSQMFITGPDVIKTVTGEDVTMEELGGAHTHMAKSGTAHYVASGEQDAFDWVRDVLSYLPPNNFTDAPRYGQPVPDGSIEDNLNAEDLELDTLIPDSPNQPYDMHEVITRILDEDEFLEVQAGYATNIVVGFGRIDGRPVGIVANQPTQFAGCLDINASEKAARFVRTCDCFNIPIVMLVDVPGFLPGTEQEYNGIIRRGAKLLFAYGEATVPKITVITRKAYGGAYCVMGSKDMGCDVNLAWPTAQIAVMGASGAVGFVYRKELGQAAENGADVDELRLQLQQEYEDTLVNPYVAAERGYVDAVIPPSHTRGYIATALRLLERKIAQLPPKKHGNIPL, from the coding sequence ATGACAAGCGTTACCGACCACACTGCAGAGCCGGCCGCCGAGCACACCATCGATATCCACACCACTGCGGGCAAACTGGCCGAGCTGCACAAGCGGACCGAAGAGTCGCTGCATCCGGTCGGTGCCGCCGCCGTCGACAAGGTGCACGCCAAGGGCAAGCTGACCGCCCGCGAACGCATCTACGCACTGTTGGACGACGACTCATTCGTTGAACTCGACGCGCTGGCCAGACACCGCAGCACCAACTTCGGCCTCGGCGACAACCGCCCGGTCGGCGATGGCGTGGTCACCGGCTACGGCACCATCGACGGCCGCGACGTGTGCATCTTCAGCCAGGACGCCACCGTGTTTGGCGGCAGCCTCGGCGAGGTGTATGGCGAGAAGATCGTCAAGGTCCAGGAACTGGCGATCAAAACCGGCCGTCCGCTGATCGGCATCAACGACGGCGCAGGCGCGCGGATCCAGGAGGGCGTCGTCTCGCTGGGGCTGTACAGCCGGATTTTCCGCAACAATATCCTGGCCTCCGGCGTCATCCCGCAGATCTCGCTGATCATGGGGGCGGCCGCCGGTGGACACGTGTACTCCCCGGCGCTGACCGACTTCGTGGTGATGGTTGACCAAACCAGCCAGATGTTCATCACCGGACCCGACGTCATCAAGACCGTCACCGGTGAGGACGTCACCATGGAGGAGCTGGGTGGCGCCCACACCCACATGGCCAAGTCGGGTACCGCGCACTATGTCGCCTCGGGTGAGCAGGACGCCTTCGACTGGGTGCGCGACGTGCTGAGCTACCTGCCGCCGAACAACTTCACCGACGCACCCCGGTATGGGCAGCCCGTTCCGGACGGCTCCATTGAAGACAACCTGAACGCCGAGGACCTGGAGTTGGACACGCTGATCCCGGACTCGCCGAATCAGCCGTACGACATGCACGAGGTGATCACCCGCATCCTCGACGAGGACGAGTTCCTGGAGGTGCAGGCCGGTTACGCCACCAACATCGTCGTCGGGTTCGGACGCATCGACGGCCGGCCGGTGGGCATCGTCGCCAACCAGCCCACCCAGTTCGCCGGCTGCCTGGACATCAACGCCTCGGAAAAGGCAGCCCGGTTTGTGCGGACCTGCGACTGCTTCAACATCCCGATCGTGATGCTGGTGGATGTTCCGGGCTTCCTGCCGGGCACCGAGCAGGAATACAACGGCATCATCCGGCGCGGCGCCAAGCTGCTGTTCGCCTACGGCGAAGCCACCGTCCCCAAGATCACCGTCATTACCCGCAAGGCCTACGGTGGCGCTTACTGCGTGATGGGCTCCAAAGATATGGGCTGCGACGTCAACCTGGCTTGGCCGACCGCTCAGATTGCGGTGATGGGTGCCTCCGGCGCGGTGGGCTTCGTGTACCGCAAGGAACTGGGTCAAGCGGCCGAGAACGGCGCCGATGTTGATGAGCTACGCCTACAGCTGCAGCAAGAGTACGAGGACACCCTGGTGAACCCGTATGTCGCCGCCGAACGGGGTTACGTCGATGCGGTGATCCCGCCGTCGCATACCCGCGGCTACATCGCCACGGCGCTTCGCCTGTTGGAACGCAAGATCGCACAGCTGCCCCCCAAGAAGCACGGGAACATTCCGCTATGA
- a CDS encoding 5-(carboxyamino)imidazole ribonucleotide synthase, translating into MMAVPSTRPPGVAPVVAMVGGGQLARMTHQAAIGLGQTLRVLATAADEPAAQVTPDVVIGSHTDLEDLRRVAAGADALTFDHEHVPTELLDKLVAEGINVAPPPHALVHAQDKLVMRRRLTALGAAVPRFVALDSVDDLAEIDAFAQRLAGSKDAPIVVKAVRGGYDGRGVRMARDLADAREIAAGYLADGMPVLVEERVELRRELSALVARSPFGQGAAWPVVETVQRDGICLLVVAPAPALADDLAAAAQQLALRLAAELGVVGVLAVELFETTDGALLVNELAMRPHNSGHWTMDGARTSQFEQHLRAVLDYPLGETDATAPVTVMVNVLGAPQPPAPNAMTMDERLHHLFARMPDARVHLYGKAERPGRKVGHINFLGTDKDLKDPTKLRERAELAAHWLSHGQWRGGDDAERKSDVGVPPACGGEERR; encoded by the coding sequence ATGATGGCCGTGCCGAGTACACGCCCACCCGGAGTTGCCCCAGTGGTTGCCATGGTCGGCGGCGGTCAACTTGCCCGGATGACCCATCAAGCCGCGATCGGGCTGGGGCAGACGCTGCGGGTGCTAGCCACCGCCGCCGACGAACCCGCTGCGCAGGTCACCCCCGATGTGGTGATCGGCTCGCACACCGACCTTGAAGACCTGCGCCGTGTCGCCGCCGGAGCCGACGCGTTGACGTTCGACCACGAGCACGTCCCGACCGAACTGCTGGACAAGCTGGTGGCCGAAGGCATCAATGTGGCACCGCCGCCGCACGCTTTGGTGCACGCCCAGGACAAGCTGGTCATGCGGCGACGATTGACGGCGCTGGGAGCCGCGGTGCCCCGCTTCGTGGCATTGGACAGCGTGGATGACTTGGCCGAAATCGACGCGTTCGCGCAGCGCCTGGCGGGCTCGAAAGATGCCCCGATCGTGGTCAAGGCGGTCCGCGGGGGTTATGACGGCCGGGGGGTGCGGATGGCCCGCGACCTGGCAGACGCCCGCGAGATCGCCGCCGGATATCTGGCCGACGGAATGCCGGTGCTGGTGGAGGAGCGGGTAGAACTGCGTCGCGAGTTGTCCGCGCTGGTAGCGCGCTCGCCGTTCGGCCAGGGTGCGGCCTGGCCGGTCGTGGAGACGGTGCAACGGGACGGGATTTGCCTGTTGGTGGTCGCGCCGGCGCCGGCGTTGGCCGACGACCTGGCCGCGGCTGCGCAGCAGCTGGCGTTGCGATTGGCCGCCGAACTCGGCGTGGTCGGTGTGCTCGCGGTCGAGTTGTTCGAAACCACCGACGGCGCTTTGCTGGTCAACGAGCTCGCGATGCGGCCGCACAACTCCGGACACTGGACCATGGACGGTGCTCGCACCAGCCAGTTCGAGCAGCATCTGCGTGCTGTGCTGGACTATCCCCTCGGCGAGACCGACGCCACCGCGCCGGTGACCGTGATGGTCAACGTGCTGGGCGCCCCGCAACCGCCGGCGCCGAACGCGATGACGATGGATGAACGGCTGCACCACCTGTTTGCGCGGATGCCCGATGCTCGGGTTCACCTCTACGGCAAGGCCGAGCGGCCTGGTCGCAAGGTTGGGCACATCAATTTTCTCGGCACCGACAAGGACCTAAAAGACCCCACTAAGCTGCGTGAACGCGCTGAGCTGGCGGCACATTGGTTATCACACGGGCAGTGGCGCGGCGGCGACGATGCAGAGCGAAAGAGCGATGTGGGGGTACCTCCCGCTTGCGGGGGAGAGGAGCGGCGCTAG
- a CDS encoding biotin--[acetyl-CoA-carboxylase] ligase, which translates to MMDRDLLRPPLDPAALRAELIGTGLRWRQLDVVAQTGSTNADLLARAASGIDIDGAVLIAEHQTAGRGRHGRGWSASPRAQITMSIGVSVADVPVAAWGWLSLATGVAVLDTVAPMLDVTGVDAGLKWPNDVVASGGKLAGILAEVAQPAIVVGVGLNVTQAPEEVDGPGATSLLDLGVPAPDREQLVRRLLRELDARVGQWRRADPQLMADYRARSLTLGSRVRAELPGGTDVVGTARGIDDQGRLCLETGRETEGAAEGQTVVISAGDVVHLR; encoded by the coding sequence GTGATGGACCGTGATTTACTCAGGCCGCCGCTGGACCCCGCGGCGCTGCGTGCGGAGCTGATCGGGACGGGGCTTCGGTGGCGTCAACTGGATGTGGTCGCGCAAACCGGTTCCACGAACGCTGACCTGCTGGCACGGGCAGCGTCAGGCATCGACATCGACGGAGCGGTGCTCATTGCCGAGCACCAGACCGCTGGCCGCGGGCGGCACGGCCGCGGCTGGTCGGCCAGCCCCCGCGCACAGATCACCATGTCGATCGGTGTGAGTGTCGCCGACGTTCCGGTCGCCGCGTGGGGCTGGTTATCGCTGGCCACCGGGGTAGCGGTGCTGGACACGGTGGCCCCGATGCTGGACGTGACCGGAGTCGACGCCGGCCTCAAGTGGCCCAACGATGTGGTCGCTTCCGGCGGCAAGCTCGCGGGCATCCTGGCCGAGGTTGCGCAGCCAGCCATCGTCGTCGGTGTGGGACTCAACGTCACGCAGGCCCCCGAAGAGGTCGACGGTCCCGGGGCGACCTCACTGCTCGACCTCGGCGTGCCGGCACCCGATCGAGAGCAGCTGGTGCGTCGGCTGTTGCGGGAGCTCGATGCGCGGGTGGGCCAGTGGCGACGCGCCGACCCACAGCTGATGGCCGACTATCGGGCGCGCAGCCTGACGCTTGGGTCACGCGTGCGTGCCGAGCTCCCCGGTGGCACGGACGTGGTCGGGACCGCGCGCGGCATCGATGACCAGGGCAGGCTGTGCCTGGAAACAGGACGGGAAACGGAAGGGGCAGCTGAGGGCCAAACCGTCGTGATTTCGGCTGGTGACGTGGTGCATTTGCGCTAG
- a CDS encoding acyl-CoA dehydrogenase: MVGWSGNPSFDLFKLPEEHNELRAAIRALAEKEIAPHAADVDERARFPEEALVALNSSGFNAVHVPEEYGGQGADSVAACIVIEEVARVDASASLIPAVNKLGTMGLILRGSEELKKQVLPSLAAEGAMASYALSEREAGSDAASMRTRAKADGDDWILNGSKCWITNGGKSTWYTVMAVTDPDKGANGISAFVVHRDDEGFSVGPKERKLGIKGSPTTELYFENCRIPGDRIIGEPGTGFKTALATLDHTRPTIGAQAVGIAQGALDAAIAYTKDRKQFGESISTFQAVQFMLADMAMKVEAARLMVYTAAARAERGEPDLGFISAASKCFASDIAMEVTTDAVQLFGGAGYTTDFPVERFMRDAKITQIYEGTNQIQRVVMSRALLR, from the coding sequence ATGGTTGGTTGGTCCGGAAACCCGTCGTTTGATCTGTTCAAGCTGCCGGAAGAACACAACGAATTGCGGGCAGCGATTCGCGCGTTGGCGGAAAAAGAGATCGCTCCGCACGCCGCCGATGTGGACGAGCGGGCTCGGTTCCCTGAAGAAGCACTAGTGGCGCTCAATTCCTCCGGTTTCAACGCTGTCCACGTTCCCGAGGAGTACGGCGGTCAGGGCGCGGACTCCGTCGCGGCCTGCATCGTGATCGAAGAAGTGGCCCGTGTCGACGCGTCCGCCTCGCTGATTCCTGCAGTTAACAAGCTGGGCACCATGGGCCTCATCCTGCGAGGTTCGGAAGAACTCAAGAAACAGGTGCTGCCGTCGTTGGCCGCGGAGGGGGCGATGGCGTCCTATGCGTTGAGTGAGCGCGAAGCCGGCAGCGACGCCGCGTCGATGCGGACCCGGGCCAAAGCCGACGGGGATGACTGGATTCTCAACGGCTCCAAGTGCTGGATTACCAACGGCGGCAAGTCAACCTGGTACACGGTGATGGCGGTGACCGATCCGGACAAGGGCGCCAACGGCATCTCCGCGTTCGTCGTGCACCGCGACGATGAGGGGTTCAGCGTTGGTCCGAAAGAACGCAAGCTCGGGATCAAGGGGTCACCAACCACCGAGCTCTACTTCGAGAACTGCCGCATCCCCGGTGATCGCATCATTGGTGAGCCCGGTACTGGCTTCAAGACAGCGTTGGCCACGTTGGATCACACGCGTCCCACAATTGGGGCCCAAGCCGTGGGCATTGCGCAGGGCGCGTTGGACGCTGCCATCGCGTATACCAAGGACCGCAAGCAATTCGGCGAATCGATCAGCACCTTCCAGGCCGTTCAGTTCATGCTGGCCGACATGGCGATGAAGGTGGAGGCGGCGCGGTTGATGGTCTACACCGCCGCCGCCCGGGCCGAACGCGGTGAGCCGGACCTGGGCTTCATCTCGGCGGCGTCGAAATGTTTTGCCTCCGACATCGCGATGGAGGTCACCACCGACGCCGTGCAATTGTTTGGCGGCGCTGGCTATACCACCGACTTCCCGGTCGAGCGGTTCATGCGCGACGCCAAGATCACCCAGATCTACGAGGGCACCAACCAGATTCAGCGCGTGGTGATGTCGCGGGCACTGCTGCGCTGA
- a CDS encoding RND family transporter yields MSNQHPRASVPDTIRRLSVPIILVWVGLAVLTNSVVPQLEEVGKAHNVSLSSPDAPSLQAMKRIGKVFREFDSDSAAMIVLEGDKQLGADAHRFYDALIQRLAQDTKHVQHVQDFWGDPLTAAGSQSNDGKAAYVQVYLTGNQGEAKSIESVDAVRDIVAQMTAPPGIKAYVTGAAPLITDQFEVGSKGTAKVTAITILVIAIMLLFVYRSVVTMLLVLITVLIELAAARGVVAFLGNAGIIGLSTYSTNLLTLLVIAAGTDYAIFFLGRYHEGRQTAHDRSTAFRDMFHGTAHVVLGSGLTVAGAVYCLSFTRLPYFQSLGVPAALGILVALLAALTLAPAVIAVGGSFGLLEPKRKMRTRGWRRIGTAIVRWPGPILAVTGAVAAIGLLALPGYKTSYDARQYMPGSAPANIGYTAAERHFSQARLNPELLMIETDHDMRNPADMLILDRVAKGVFHLRGIAQVQAMTRPLGTPIEHSSIPFQISMQSVGQTQNLKYQRDRANDLLKQADELRKTIHILQQQYALQQELAAATHDETQSFHNTVALINDLRDKIANFDDFFRPIRSYFYWDTHCYDIPVCFAIRSVYDALDGIDQLAEQFQTLTASLDKLDATQPRLVSLIPPQIASQEANLDLVLSNYATNSGINAQQQALTENSAAMGQAFDAAKNDDSFYLPPEAFNNPDFQRGLKLFLSPDGKAARMIISHEGDPATPAGISHIDAIKDAAHEAVKGTPLAGANIYLAGTAATYKDIQDGAKYDLMIAAIAALSLILLIMMIITRSLVAAIVIVGTVAVSLGASFGLSVLVWQDILGIQLYWIVLALAVILLLAVGSDYNLLLISRFQEEIGAGLKTGIIRAMAGSGSVVTSAGLVFAATMSSFVFSDLRVLGQIGTTIGLGLLFDTLIVRSFMTPSIAALLGRWFWWPQRVRPRPASRLLRPYGPRPLVRALLLRESENSGLPSGA; encoded by the coding sequence ATGAGCAACCAGCACCCGCGAGCGTCGGTACCGGACACGATCCGCCGGCTTTCGGTCCCGATCATCCTGGTCTGGGTGGGGCTTGCGGTCCTCACCAATAGCGTTGTCCCGCAATTGGAAGAGGTCGGAAAAGCGCATAACGTGTCGCTAAGCTCCCCGGATGCGCCGTCGCTGCAGGCCATGAAACGCATCGGAAAAGTGTTCCGCGAATTCGATTCCGACAGTGCGGCGATGATCGTCTTGGAAGGCGATAAGCAACTCGGCGCTGACGCCCACCGGTTTTACGACGCACTAATTCAGCGGCTCGCGCAGGACACCAAGCACGTGCAGCACGTACAGGACTTCTGGGGGGACCCGCTCACGGCGGCGGGCTCGCAAAGCAATGATGGCAAAGCCGCGTATGTTCAGGTTTACCTTACCGGCAATCAAGGTGAAGCGAAATCGATCGAGTCCGTCGACGCGGTCCGCGACATTGTGGCGCAGATGACCGCACCACCTGGCATTAAAGCCTACGTCACCGGCGCGGCGCCGCTCATCACGGATCAGTTCGAAGTGGGCAGTAAAGGAACGGCGAAGGTCACCGCGATCACTATCCTCGTGATCGCCATCATGTTGTTATTTGTCTACCGTTCTGTTGTCACCATGCTCCTCGTGCTTATCACGGTCCTCATTGAATTGGCCGCGGCCCGAGGGGTCGTCGCTTTTCTGGGAAACGCTGGGATCATCGGACTTTCCACCTACTCGACAAATCTTTTGACATTGCTGGTCATTGCCGCCGGCACCGATTACGCGATATTTTTCCTCGGCCGTTATCACGAAGGGCGGCAGACCGCACACGACCGGTCCACCGCCTTCCGTGACATGTTTCACGGGACCGCCCACGTGGTGCTGGGCTCGGGCTTGACGGTGGCCGGCGCGGTGTACTGTCTCAGCTTTACCCGGCTGCCGTATTTCCAAAGCCTCGGTGTTCCCGCCGCGCTAGGCATCCTCGTTGCGCTGCTGGCCGCGCTCACCCTGGCTCCGGCCGTGATTGCGGTGGGCGGCTCGTTCGGCCTGTTGGAACCCAAACGCAAGATGCGGACCCGGGGATGGCGGCGGATCGGCACGGCTATCGTCCGCTGGCCCGGGCCCATTCTTGCGGTGACAGGTGCGGTAGCCGCTATCGGCCTGCTCGCCCTGCCGGGATATAAGACGAGTTACGACGCCCGGCAATACATGCCCGGTAGCGCGCCGGCCAATATCGGATACACCGCTGCGGAGCGGCATTTTTCTCAGGCCCGGCTGAATCCTGAACTGCTCATGATTGAAACCGACCACGATATGCGTAATCCGGCGGACATGCTCATCTTGGACCGGGTGGCCAAGGGTGTCTTCCATCTACGTGGCATCGCCCAGGTGCAAGCCATGACCAGGCCGTTGGGAACTCCGATCGAGCACAGCTCGATACCGTTCCAGATCAGCATGCAAAGTGTCGGTCAGACCCAGAACCTGAAATATCAGCGAGATCGCGCAAACGACTTGTTGAAGCAAGCCGACGAGCTGCGGAAAACGATCCACATTTTGCAGCAGCAATACGCGCTTCAGCAGGAGCTCGCCGCCGCCACGCATGACGAGACTCAAAGCTTTCACAACACGGTCGCCCTGATCAATGATTTGCGGGATAAGATCGCGAATTTCGACGATTTTTTCAGACCGATTCGCAGTTATTTCTACTGGGATACACACTGTTACGATATCCCGGTCTGCTTTGCGATCCGGTCCGTCTATGACGCACTTGACGGTATCGATCAGCTCGCCGAGCAGTTTCAAACCCTGACAGCATCTTTGGATAAATTAGATGCAACCCAGCCGCGATTGGTGTCGTTAATACCGCCCCAGATTGCCAGCCAGGAGGCCAATCTGGACTTGGTGTTATCCAACTACGCTACCAACTCTGGGATCAACGCTCAGCAGCAAGCACTCACCGAAAACTCGGCCGCCATGGGACAAGCGTTCGACGCCGCCAAGAATGACGACTCCTTCTATTTGCCGCCGGAGGCTTTTAACAACCCCGACTTCCAACGGGGCCTGAAATTGTTCCTGTCGCCGGACGGCAAAGCGGCTCGCATGATCATCTCCCATGAAGGTGATCCCGCAACACCGGCGGGCATATCGCATATCGACGCGATCAAGGATGCGGCGCACGAGGCCGTGAAGGGCACCCCGTTGGCGGGCGCCAATATCTATCTCGCCGGCACCGCGGCGACCTACAAGGACATCCAAGACGGCGCAAAATACGACCTGATGATCGCCGCCATCGCCGCGCTGAGCTTGATTTTGCTCATCATGATGATCATTACGCGAAGTTTGGTCGCCGCAATCGTCATTGTGGGCACGGTGGCGGTGTCCTTGGGCGCTTCTTTTGGGCTCTCCGTGCTGGTCTGGCAAGACATTCTCGGTATCCAGCTGTACTGGATCGTGCTGGCACTGGCCGTGATCCTGCTGCTGGCGGTGGGCTCCGACTATAACCTGCTGCTGATCTCCCGGTTCCAAGAGGAAATCGGCGCCGGATTGAAGACCGGCATTATCCGTGCGATGGCTGGTTCGGGCTCGGTGGTGACTTCCGCGGGCCTGGTATTTGCCGCCACCATGTCGTCCTTTGTTTTCAGCGATTTGCGTGTCCTCGGCCAGATAGGAACCACCATCGGCCTCGGGTTGCTGTTCGACACGCTGATCGTGCGGTCGTTTATGACGCCGTCCATCGCCGCGCTTCTCGGGCGCTGGTTCTGGTGGCCGCAACGAGTGCGTCCGCGCCCGGCCAGCAGGCTGCTGCGGCCCTACGGTCCACGTCCCCTGGTTCGTGCACTGCTGCTGCGGGAATCCGAGAACTCCGGATTACCCTCTGGCGCTTAG
- a CDS encoding GtrA family protein — MSFADATIARLPTVLQPYAQRHHELIKFAIVGGTTFIIDSAIFYTLKLTILEPKPVTAKVVAGIVAVIASYVLNREWSFRDRGGRERHHEALLFFAFSGVGVLLSMAPLWFSSYVLQLRVPMVSLTVENLADFLSAYIIGNLLQMAFRFWAFRRWVFPDAFARNPEKALESALTAGGIAEVFEDGFEDGNVTLLRAWRNRSRRLDLSPASQLGDSSEPRVSKTS; from the coding sequence GTGTCCTTTGCCGATGCCACGATCGCGCGCTTGCCGACCGTACTTCAGCCGTATGCGCAGCGCCACCACGAACTCATTAAATTTGCCATCGTCGGCGGCACCACATTCATCATCGACTCAGCAATTTTCTACACCCTCAAGCTGACGATTCTCGAGCCCAAACCGGTAACCGCCAAGGTCGTCGCCGGCATCGTCGCGGTTATCGCGTCCTACGTGTTGAACAGGGAATGGAGCTTTCGGGACCGCGGCGGCCGGGAACGCCATCATGAGGCACTGCTGTTTTTCGCCTTCAGCGGTGTGGGGGTGCTGCTGAGCATGGCGCCGCTGTGGTTCTCGAGCTATGTCCTGCAGCTGCGGGTGCCCATGGTGTCACTGACCGTGGAAAACCTCGCCGACTTTCTCTCGGCTTACATCATCGGCAACCTGCTGCAGATGGCGTTTCGCTTCTGGGCGTTCCGGCGCTGGGTGTTTCCCGACGCGTTCGCCCGCAACCCCGAAAAGGCGCTGGAATCCGCCCTCACCGCGGGCGGCATCGCCGAAGTCTTCGAGGACGGCTTCGAAGACGGCAACGTCACCCTGTTGCGCGCCTGGCGCAATCGCTCCCGCCGCCTGGATTTGAGTCCCGCGTCTCAGCTGGGCGACTCCTCGGAGCCAAGGGTGTCGAAAACCTCGTGA
- a CDS encoding TetR/AcrR family transcriptional regulator has translation MVGAVTEMADRAADSSPWSPREVEFLEVTLRLLQQHGYDRLTVDAVAATARASKATVYRRWPSKAELVLAAFVEGIRQVAVPPETGSLRGDLLRLGELICQQALQQASTIRAVLVEVSRNPALNDVLQQQFVDQRKALVHHILRQAVDRGEMDDAAISDELWDLLPGYLIFRSIIPTRPPTRHTVQALVDDVIIPSLTRSAR, from the coding sequence ATCGTGGGCGCTGTGACCGAGATGGCTGATCGTGCCGCGGACTCCTCGCCGTGGTCGCCGCGCGAGGTCGAGTTCCTTGAGGTGACGTTACGGCTGTTGCAACAACACGGATATGACCGGCTGACAGTGGACGCGGTCGCGGCAACCGCCCGAGCCAGCAAGGCCACCGTCTACCGGCGCTGGCCGTCTAAAGCCGAATTAGTGTTGGCCGCCTTCGTGGAGGGTATTCGCCAGGTCGCGGTTCCACCTGAGACTGGCTCACTGCGCGGCGACTTGCTGCGACTGGGCGAGCTCATCTGCCAGCAGGCCCTCCAGCAGGCCAGCACCATCCGTGCGGTGCTTGTCGAGGTGTCGCGCAACCCCGCGCTCAATGATGTGCTGCAGCAGCAATTTGTCGACCAGCGGAAAGCCTTGGTCCACCACATCCTGCGGCAGGCCGTCGACCGCGGCGAGATGGACGATGCCGCCATCAGCGACGAACTGTGGGACTTGCTGCCCGGCTACCTCATCTTCCGGTCCATCATCCCCACTCGGCCGCCCACTCGGCACACCGTGCAAGCGCTGGTCGACGACGTCATCATCCCCAGCCTGACCCGATCCGCTAGGTGA
- a CDS encoding PH domain-containing protein: protein MRYPDNALAAGEQVVLHRHPHWKCLIWPALVLIVATGLAAFGSGYINSTHWAQVAKNVIYGVLWGVWLVIVGWLTLRPFLSWLTTHFVVTNRRVMFRHGVLTRSGIDIPLARINSVEFRDRITERMFRTGTLIIESASQDPLEFYNIPRLRQVHALLYHEVFDTLGSEESPS from the coding sequence ATGAGGTATCCGGATAATGCCTTGGCTGCCGGCGAGCAGGTGGTTTTGCATCGCCATCCGCACTGGAAGTGTTTGATCTGGCCCGCTTTGGTGCTCATCGTGGCGACCGGGCTGGCGGCGTTTGGTTCCGGGTACATCAACTCGACGCACTGGGCGCAGGTTGCCAAGAACGTGATCTACGGCGTCCTCTGGGGCGTCTGGCTGGTGATCGTCGGCTGGCTCACGCTGCGGCCGTTCCTTAGCTGGCTGACCACACATTTCGTCGTCACCAACCGGAGGGTGATGTTTCGGCACGGGGTGCTGACCCGCAGTGGGATCGACATTCCGCTGGCGCGCATCAACAGCGTGGAGTTCCGGGACCGGATTACCGAACGGATGTTTCGCACCGGAACGCTGATTATCGAATCCGCGTCACAAGACCCGCTGGAGTTCTACAACATTCCGCGCCTGCGTCAGGTGCACGCGCTGCTGTATCACGAGGTTTTCGACACCCTTGGCTCCGAGGAGTCGCCCAGCTGA